From a region of the Bacteroidota bacterium genome:
- a CDS encoding nucleotidyl transferase AbiEii/AbiGii toxin family protein, which yields MQQWFETSDTDRKAIIQQASVRSGIRSAAVEKDLWVVFVLKAVFETSCAPHLVFKGGTSLSKCWNIIERFSEDVDLGIERSFFGQEFNGHLSSRKINKLRDKTAAYVQNDFKSELNKKLQENGVRDYSILPVEEGMNEPTQLQILYDSLIEPDDYLKPRVLLEIGSRSLREPFEYREVLSIIGAEFPQFTGLTKPFSIPTVSPVRTLLEKMFLLHEEFQKKEIEKIKYQRMSRHLYDISRLASTTFYREAIEDNELYETIIAHRLLLNRIGGVDYSLHKKKTLSFVPPDSVRKFYASDYGVMSESMIYGNTDPFDKLIDRLTEINAEINSQ from the coding sequence ATGCAGCAATGGTTTGAAACTTCAGATACAGACAGAAAAGCAATTATTCAACAGGCCAGTGTAAGATCAGGAATCCGCTCTGCCGCAGTAGAGAAAGATTTATGGGTAGTGTTTGTACTTAAAGCGGTTTTTGAAACTTCGTGCGCTCCACATCTAGTGTTTAAAGGAGGTACCTCGCTAAGCAAATGCTGGAATATTATTGAGCGATTTTCAGAAGATGTTGACCTCGGAATTGAAAGGAGTTTTTTCGGACAGGAATTTAATGGTCATTTATCGTCACGCAAAATCAACAAACTCCGTGATAAAACGGCTGCTTATGTACAGAATGATTTTAAGAGTGAATTAAATAAGAAACTACAGGAGAATGGGGTAAGGGATTACAGTATTTTGCCGGTGGAAGAAGGCATGAACGAACCTACTCAATTACAGATTCTTTACGATTCTCTTATCGAGCCCGATGATTATCTTAAACCGAGGGTGCTGCTCGAAATAGGTTCTCGATCTTTGAGAGAGCCTTTTGAATACAGAGAGGTGCTTAGCATTATCGGTGCGGAATTCCCTCAGTTTACGGGTTTAACCAAGCCTTTTTCAATTCCAACAGTAAGTCCGGTAAGAACATTATTGGAAAAAATGTTTCTCCTGCATGAAGAATTTCAGAAGAAAGAAATTGAAAAAATAAAGTACCAACGAATGAGCAGGCATTTATATGATATATCACGCCTTGCCAGCACAACCTTTTACAGAGAAGCAATTGAAGACAATGAGTTGTATGAAACAATTATTGCTCATCGGTTGCTGCTTAACCGTATCGGAGGTGTTGATTATTCATTGCACAAAAAGAAAACGTTATCATTTGTACCGCCCGATTCGGTAAGAAAATTTTATGCCTCAGATTACGGGGTAATGAGTGAGAGTATGATTTATGGCAATACTGATCCGTTTGACAAATTAATAGACCGTTTAACGGAAATCAATGCCGAAATAAACAGTCAATAA
- a CDS encoding phosphoribosylaminoimidazolesuccinocarboxamide synthase, whose protein sequence is MNALTATRFSFPRQTNYYKGKVRDVYSIGDDLLVMVVSDRISAFDVVLPRGIPYKGQVLNQVAAHFLQATADIVPNWVLAVPDPVVTIGRRCTPYKVEMVIRGYLSGHAWREYSAGKRIICGVTMPDGLRESDPFPEPIITPTTKASVGHDEDISREEIIARGIVPEAEYVQLEAYTRALYKRGTELAAEQGLILVDTKYEFGNSNGTIYLMDEIHTPDSSRYFYADGYEERQQKGEAQKQLSKEFVRQWLIERNFMGKDGQQVPEMDDAFVNLVTERYIELYEKVTGHKFERADLSQVSSRVESNISQWLSANGY, encoded by the coding sequence ATGAACGCACTCACAGCAACCCGGTTTTCATTTCCCCGTCAAACCAACTATTACAAAGGCAAAGTACGCGATGTGTACAGCATTGGCGACGATTTGCTGGTGATGGTAGTAAGTGATCGTATTTCGGCGTTTGATGTGGTGCTGCCGCGCGGCATTCCGTACAAAGGGCAGGTGCTGAATCAGGTGGCAGCACACTTTTTGCAGGCCACGGCCGATATTGTGCCCAACTGGGTGCTGGCAGTGCCCGATCCGGTGGTAACTATTGGCCGCCGCTGCACGCCTTATAAAGTGGAAATGGTCATCCGAGGCTATCTCTCAGGCCATGCCTGGCGCGAGTACAGTGCGGGCAAACGCATCATTTGCGGAGTAACCATGCCCGACGGCCTGCGCGAGAGTGATCCGTTTCCCGAACCGATTATTACACCTACCACAAAGGCTTCGGTGGGGCACGATGAAGATATTTCGCGCGAGGAAATTATTGCACGCGGTATCGTTCCCGAAGCCGAATATGTGCAGCTCGAAGCGTACACCCGTGCACTTTACAAACGCGGCACCGAACTGGCTGCAGAACAGGGATTGATTCTGGTGGATACGAAGTATGAATTCGGCAACAGCAACGGAACCATTTACCTGATGGACGAAATTCATACGCCCGATTCATCGCGCTATTTTTATGCTGACGGGTATGAAGAACGGCAGCAAAAAGGCGAAGCACAAAAGCAGCTTTCGAAAGAGTTTGTGCGTCAGTGGCTCATCGAGCGCAATTTCATGGGCAAAGACGGACAACAGGTGCCCGAAATGGATGATGCGTTTGTGAATCTTGTAACCGAACGTTACATTGAGTTGTACGAAAAAGTGACAGGCCACAAATTCGAGCGGGCTGATCTTTCGCAGGTAAGCAGCCGCGTGGAAAGCAATATCAGCCAGTGGCTTTCGGCCAATGGTTATTAA
- a CDS encoding pyridoxal phosphate-dependent aminotransferase, translated as MTHLSDRINRLSEPQTIAMARKSRELIAQGIDIISLSLGEPDFKTPDAIKAAAHAAIENDFSYYTHVSGYLELREAVAEKFRRDNGLNYTAEQIVVSTGAKQSIANAVLSLINPGDEVIIPMPFWVSYIELVKLAEGVPVLLPTTIETNFKVTPEQVAAAITPNTRLFMFSTPCNPSGTVYTKNELRALAEVIAKQPECYILSDEIYEHINFVGGHESMAQFDFIYDRTITINGVSKGFAMTGWRGGILAGPKWIAQACDKMQGQFTSATSSITQKAMHAAMLMDQASTHAMRDAFIRRRNLVVDGLSQIPGLQVNRPDGAFYVFPKVTAFFGKTDGQTTINSGTDLCMYLLGKAHVAVVPGAAFGDDNYIRLSYATSDEKLIEAVRRMKEALAKLY; from the coding sequence ATGACACATCTGTCAGACCGCATCAACCGCCTTTCTGAGCCTCAAACCATTGCCATGGCCCGCAAGAGCCGCGAACTCATTGCGCAGGGCATAGACATTATCAGCCTCAGTTTGGGTGAGCCCGATTTTAAAACGCCCGATGCCATTAAAGCCGCGGCACACGCAGCTATCGAAAATGATTTCAGCTACTACACGCACGTTTCGGGCTACCTCGAACTGCGCGAAGCTGTTGCCGAAAAGTTCCGCCGCGACAATGGCCTGAACTACACTGCCGAGCAGATTGTAGTTTCTACCGGCGCCAAACAGTCAATTGCAAACGCCGTGCTCAGCCTCATCAATCCGGGCGATGAAGTAATTATTCCCATGCCTTTTTGGGTGAGCTACATCGAACTGGTGAAACTGGCCGAAGGCGTGCCCGTACTGCTGCCCACTACTATCGAAACCAATTTTAAAGTTACTCCCGAACAGGTAGCTGCTGCCATTACACCCAATACAAGGCTGTTTATGTTCAGCACGCCCTGCAACCCTTCGGGCACAGTTTATACCAAAAACGAACTCCGCGCACTGGCCGAAGTAATTGCCAAACAGCCGGAGTGCTACATCCTTTCCGACGAAATTTACGAGCATATCAATTTCGTGGGAGGCCACGAAAGCATGGCCCAGTTTGATTTTATTTACGACCGCACCATCACCATCAACGGCGTATCAAAAGGCTTTGCAATGACCGGCTGGCGTGGCGGTATTCTGGCCGGGCCGAAATGGATTGCTCAGGCCTGCGACAAAATGCAGGGCCAGTTTACATCAGCTACCAGCTCCATCACACAAAAAGCCATGCACGCTGCCATGCTCATGGATCAGGCCAGCACTCATGCCATGCGCGATGCATTTATACGCCGCCGCAACCTTGTGGTAGATGGACTCAGCCAGATTCCCGGCTTACAGGTAAACAGGCCCGACGGCGCATTTTACGTGTTCCCGAAAGTAACCGCCTTCTTTGGCAAAACCGACGGGCAAACCACCATCAACAGCGGCACCGATCTTTGCATGTATCTGCTCGGCAAAGCGCACGTGGCGGTAGTGCCCGGTGCAGCTTTTGGCGACGACAACTACATCCGCCTCTCCTACGCCACCAGCGACGAAAAACTCATTGAAGCCGTGCGCCGCATGAAAGAAGCATTGGCAAAACTGTACTAA
- a CDS encoding D-glycero-beta-D-manno-heptose-7-phosphate kinase, translating to MAKHTEKEIRSIFDTIRKQRVLIIGDVMIDNYVWGKVTRISPEAPVPVVSVSHKEQRLGGAANVALNVQAMGATPILCSVIGVDGDGQRFLELMQKHRLAPKGILKSRERITTVKTRIIGNSHHLLRMDEEIEHDITAHETNLFLQRISYLLDQQKIDVIIFEDYDKGLITESLIREVVSRARKLKVPVVVDPKKKHFMHYQGATLFKPNLKELKEGLKIDFDHSSERELSKAVDMLKTKLKTELALITLSEHGIFVHGRKVKKRIPAHLRNISDVSGAGDTVVCVAALCLAAGLRPELIAEISNIAGGLVCESVGVVPVDRDALIEECVELLAEKKAAPAARKSAR from the coding sequence ATGGCCAAGCATACCGAAAAGGAAATACGCAGCATTTTCGACACCATCCGCAAACAGCGTGTACTGATTATTGGTGATGTGATGATTGACAATTATGTGTGGGGAAAAGTAACACGTATTTCGCCCGAAGCACCGGTGCCGGTGGTTTCAGTTTCGCACAAGGAACAGCGCCTCGGCGGCGCGGCAAACGTGGCGCTTAACGTGCAGGCCATGGGTGCTACGCCTATTCTTTGTTCGGTAATTGGTGTGGACGGCGACGGGCAGCGGTTTCTTGAACTCATGCAAAAACACCGGCTTGCCCCCAAAGGCATTCTCAAAAGCCGCGAACGCATTACCACAGTAAAAACGCGCATCATCGGCAACTCACACCACCTGCTGCGCATGGACGAGGAAATTGAACACGATATTACTGCGCACGAAACAAATCTTTTTCTTCAGCGTATTTCCTACCTGCTCGATCAGCAAAAAATTGATGTAATCATATTTGAAGATTACGACAAAGGCCTTATTACAGAGTCACTCATCCGCGAAGTAGTGAGCCGCGCGCGCAAGCTGAAAGTGCCGGTAGTGGTGGATCCCAAGAAAAAGCATTTTATGCACTATCAGGGTGCCACACTGTTTAAGCCCAACCTGAAAGAACTCAAGGAAGGGCTTAAAATTGATTTCGACCACAGCAGCGAGCGCGAACTCTCGAAAGCGGTTGACATGCTCAAAACCAAGCTCAAAACCGAGCTTGCCCTCATTACACTTTCCGAGCATGGCATTTTTGTACACGGCCGCAAAGTAAAAAAACGAATCCCTGCACACCTGCGCAATATTTCCGATGTATCGGGCGCAGGCGATACCGTAGTGTGCGTTGCCGCCCTTTGCCTTGCCGCCGGCCTCCGCCCCGAACTCATTGCCGAAATCTCAAATATTGCCGGCGGATTAGTGTGCGAAAGTGTAGGCGTGGTGCCGGTTGACCGGGATGCGCTGATTGAGGAATGTGTGGAATTGCTGGCCGAGAAAAAAGCGGCGCCTGCTGCCCGCAAATCAGCCAGGTAA
- a CDS encoding SAM-dependent chlorinase/fluorinase has translation MSVITLTTDFGQKDHYAGALRGKLLRECPGTVVADITHLIPAYDIQQAAWVLRHAYNEFPDGSVHLVAVGAGLNKRFNHVAARIGTHFFVGCDNGFFSLFGNIRPDEVVLLGSGDQVPGTFIARDIYAPAAARLIKGESLSSLGQTLNGVVEKLRRHHPPEADVLKGTVAYVDSFGNLITDITRAEFETTGRNRRFALELIGDEITQLHKAYADVPEGEKLALFNSSGVLEIAINQGKAASLLNLRLNDVVRIVFED, from the coding sequence ATGAGTGTGATTACCCTCACCACCGACTTCGGACAGAAGGATCATTACGCGGGCGCCCTGCGCGGGAAGCTGCTGCGCGAATGCCCCGGAACGGTGGTGGCCGACATTACACACCTCATTCCGGCCTATGATATACAGCAGGCCGCATGGGTATTGCGCCACGCCTACAACGAGTTTCCCGATGGCAGCGTGCATCTTGTGGCTGTGGGAGCCGGTTTGAACAAACGCTTCAACCATGTGGCCGCACGCATCGGTACACACTTTTTTGTGGGCTGCGACAATGGCTTTTTCTCGCTCTTTGGCAATATCCGCCCCGATGAAGTGGTGCTGCTGGGCAGCGGCGATCAGGTTCCGGGCACATTCATTGCGCGCGACATTTATGCTCCCGCTGCCGCACGCCTGATAAAAGGCGAAAGCCTGAGCAGTCTCGGCCAAACACTCAATGGTGTGGTGGAAAAACTACGCCGCCACCATCCGCCCGAAGCCGATGTGCTGAAAGGTACAGTGGCTTATGTGGACAGCTTCGGCAACCTCATTACCGACATTACCCGCGCCGAATTTGAAACCACCGGCCGCAACCGCCGCTTCGCCCTCGAACTCATCGGCGATGAAATAACCCAGCTTCACAAAGCATACGCCGATGTGCCCGAAGGCGAAAAGCTGGCCCTGTTCAACTCCTCCGGCGTACTCGAAATTGCCATCAACCAGGGCAAAGCCGCCTCGCTGCTCAACCTGCGGCTGAACGACGTGGTGCGCATAGTTTTTGAAGACTGA
- a CDS encoding PhoH family protein: MAEKNLEITAVDPIVIYGVNDAKIERLRNYFPKLKLIARGDTIRIIGDGDEIARFEDTIAAFISHFNRYGSLTESNMEHILTGNGNGGNGHRGSAPGSQTGNEQPNDVLVFGNQGLVVKARTPGQVRLVESCEKNDMVFAIGPAGTGKTYTAVALAVRALRNREVRKIVLTRPAVEAGENLGFLPGDLKEKLDPYLQPLYDALYEMIPGDKLKNYIENNIIQIAPLAFMRGRTLDNAFVILDEAQNATESQLKMFLTRMGPTAKFVITGDVTQIDLPRNQPSGLLQAMKILPGNEGIDFVMLDNRDVIRHKLVKRIIEIYDNHKPQSTDKKA; this comes from the coding sequence TTGGCAGAAAAAAATCTTGAAATCACCGCAGTTGATCCTATTGTGATCTACGGTGTAAACGATGCAAAAATTGAACGACTACGTAATTATTTCCCAAAACTTAAGCTGATTGCGCGCGGCGATACCATCCGCATCATCGGCGATGGTGATGAAATTGCACGTTTTGAAGATACTATTGCAGCCTTCATCAGTCATTTCAATCGTTACGGCTCACTTACGGAGTCGAATATGGAACATATTCTCACCGGCAACGGCAATGGCGGCAACGGTCATCGCGGTTCTGCCCCCGGTTCACAAACAGGCAACGAGCAGCCGAACGATGTACTTGTGTTCGGTAATCAGGGCCTTGTGGTAAAAGCACGCACGCCCGGTCAGGTAAGGCTGGTGGAAAGCTGCGAGAAAAACGACATGGTGTTTGCCATCGGTCCGGCCGGAACCGGTAAAACATACACCGCCGTGGCATTGGCCGTGCGTGCATTACGCAACCGCGAAGTGCGCAAAATTGTGCTTACCCGCCCGGCAGTGGAAGCGGGTGAAAATCTCGGTTTTTTGCCCGGCGACCTGAAAGAAAAACTCGATCCGTATCTGCAGCCGCTGTACGATGCGCTTTACGAAATGATTCCAGGTGATAAGCTGAAGAATTACATCGAGAACAACATCATCCAGATTGCGCCGCTTGCATTTATGCGCGGCCGCACGCTTGATAATGCGTTTGTCATTCTCGATGAAGCGCAGAACGCTACCGAAAGTCAGCTTAAAATGTTTCTCACCCGCATGGGGCCCACAGCCAAGTTTGTAATTACGGGCGATGTGACACAAATAGACTTGCCGCGCAATCAGCCATCAGGCTTGCTGCAGGCCATGAAAATACTGCCGGGCAACGAAGGCATTGATTTCGTGATGCTCGACAACCGCGATGTAATTCGCCACAAACTTGTGAAACGCATTATCGAAATTTACGACAACCACAAACCACAATCCACCGATAAAAAAGCATGA
- a CDS encoding M1 family metallopeptidase yields MRYNTFLAITAALLCLAVPAIQAQNISNNPTSNHGNKFEQLGTILPDAGSVRTGSGAPGHEYWQQRADYVINARLDEKDNRLHGEEVITYWNNSPDVLRYLWLQLDENEHKPNAPLGNIDGNSVSQPVTTGELDGLERSKQLEGLGVNILAVTDKAGKTLPYTINQTMMRIDLPVPLKPNQKYVFRVKWNYKIPARLKVGGRGGYEYFPADGNTVYTIAQWYPRMCVYNEYQGWNNKQFTGRAEFALVFGNFDVSMNVPADHVVASTGVCQNVADVLTPAQLTRWKQAQGATSPVEVVTLEEAKAREKNPDKTNTKTWRYKAENVRDFAWGSSRKFVWDAMVNPIEGRNIMCMSYYPKEAYALYSRYSTKVVAHTLNVYSKHTIPYPYPVAISVEANNGMEYPMICFNFGRADGEGTYTARTKYGMIGVVIHEVGHNFFPMIVNSDERQWSWMDEGLNTFVQFLAEQEFDNNFPSSRGPANKIVDYMRMPPNQLEPIMTNSDNIVQFGNNAYGKPAAALNILRETILGRELFDYAFKEYCRRWAFKHPTPADFFRTMEDASGVDLDWFWRGWFYDIQPVDISLDSVNAFTVQYSENIPVKWDTVLMPASKPDFIHISRIRNKESGMQFLVDKDTTLRDFYYYYVAPPDSAKRVPKNEYAGLSPLDSAGRDKYDGNYYYQLHFTNKGGLVMPIIIQWNYEDGTSEVEVIDVYIWRKNELKVTKTFVKTKKVKSIVLDPYRETADIDTGNNNWPRTGSAEPSRYDVFRNKGMGRFENNDSNPMKDAMKKKQ; encoded by the coding sequence ATGCGCTACAACACATTCCTCGCCATCACAGCCGCTCTGCTGTGTTTAGCGGTGCCTGCCATTCAGGCACAAAATATTTCCAATAATCCGACCTCAAACCACGGCAACAAATTCGAGCAGCTGGGTACGATTTTACCCGATGCCGGTTCTGTACGCACAGGCTCTGGCGCTCCCGGTCACGAATACTGGCAGCAGCGGGCGGATTATGTAATCAACGCCCGCCTCGACGAAAAAGACAACCGTTTGCATGGCGAGGAAGTAATTACGTACTGGAACAATTCGCCCGATGTATTACGTTACCTCTGGCTCCAGCTTGATGAAAACGAGCACAAACCCAATGCGCCGCTGGGCAATATCGACGGGAATTCTGTTTCGCAGCCTGTAACCACCGGCGAACTCGACGGGCTGGAGCGAAGTAAACAGCTTGAAGGACTTGGGGTAAATATTCTTGCCGTAACCGATAAGGCCGGAAAAACGCTTCCCTACACCATCAATCAAACCATGATGCGGATTGATTTGCCTGTGCCGCTCAAGCCCAACCAGAAATATGTGTTCCGCGTAAAATGGAACTACAAAATTCCCGCACGCCTCAAAGTGGGTGGCCGCGGTGGTTATGAATATTTTCCGGCTGACGGGAATACGGTGTACACCATTGCGCAATGGTATCCGCGCATGTGCGTGTACAACGAGTATCAGGGCTGGAACAACAAGCAGTTTACCGGCCGTGCGGAGTTTGCATTGGTTTTCGGCAATTTCGATGTGAGCATGAACGTGCCTGCCGACCACGTGGTGGCGTCAACCGGGGTGTGCCAGAATGTGGCCGATGTACTCACGCCTGCCCAGCTAACCCGCTGGAAACAAGCGCAGGGCGCAACATCTCCTGTAGAAGTGGTTACGCTTGAAGAAGCCAAAGCCCGCGAAAAGAATCCGGATAAAACCAACACCAAAACCTGGCGCTATAAAGCCGAAAACGTGCGCGATTTTGCCTGGGGAAGTTCACGCAAGTTTGTGTGGGATGCAATGGTAAACCCCATTGAGGGACGAAACATCATGTGCATGAGCTATTACCCGAAAGAAGCTTATGCGCTTTACAGCCGTTACTCCACAAAAGTGGTAGCACATACCCTCAACGTATATTCCAAACACACCATTCCCTATCCTTATCCGGTTGCCATTAGCGTGGAAGCCAATAATGGTATGGAATACCCGATGATCTGCTTCAACTTCGGGCGTGCTGACGGCGAAGGAACCTACACCGCGCGAACCAAGTATGGCATGATCGGGGTGGTGATTCACGAAGTGGGGCACAACTTCTTCCCCATGATTGTGAACAGCGATGAGCGCCAGTGGAGCTGGATGGACGAAGGACTGAATACGTTTGTGCAGTTCCTCGCCGAGCAGGAGTTTGATAACAACTTCCCCAGCTCGCGCGGACCGGCCAATAAGATTGTGGATTACATGCGCATGCCGCCGAATCAGCTGGAGCCGATTATGACCAACAGCGACAACATCGTGCAGTTTGGCAACAATGCTTATGGTAAGCCTGCAGCTGCGCTCAACATTCTGCGCGAAACCATTCTCGGCCGCGAACTTTTTGACTATGCGTTTAAAGAATATTGCCGCCGCTGGGCTTTCAAACATCCAACTCCGGCCGATTTCTTCCGCACCATGGAAGATGCATCGGGTGTGGATCTCGACTGGTTCTGGCGTGGCTGGTTTTATGATATTCAGCCGGTTGATATTTCACTCGACAGCGTGAATGCCTTTACCGTGCAGTATTCCGAAAACATTCCGGTGAAATGGGACACTGTATTGATGCCGGCTTCCAAGCCCGATTTTATTCACATTTCGCGCATCCGCAACAAAGAATCGGGCATGCAGTTTCTGGTTGATAAAGACACTACGCTGCGCGATTTCTATTACTATTATGTAGCTCCGCCCGACAGCGCCAAACGTGTGCCTAAAAATGAGTATGCCGGTCTATCACCACTCGATTCGGCCGGTCGCGATAAGTATGACGGTAATTATTATTACCAGCTTCATTTCACCAACAAAGGTGGTTTGGTAATGCCCATTATTATCCAGTGGAATTATGAAGACGGCACCTCGGAGGTTGAAGTGATTGATGTGTATATCTGGCGTAAAAACGAACTGAAGGTGACCAAAACCTTTGTGAAAACGAAAAAGGTAAAATCCATCGTGCTTGATCCTTACCGCGAAACGGCTGATATAGATACCGGCAACAACAACTGGCCGCGCACCGGCTCTGCCGAACCTTCGCGCTATGATGTTTTCCGTAACAAAGGCATGGGGCGTTTTGAAAACAACGATTCAAATCCCATGAAGGATGCAATGAAGAAGAAGCAGTAA
- a CDS encoding DinB family protein produces MFRTIADFETIWNKEREATLRIFRLLSDKTFHQKPHDAVRDPATLAGHITHTIGEMLARTGIQVEGYHEEADITWTVAELVSEYEKQSASALQQIKQHWTDASLSDMHDMYGEQWSKEHVLQSLVMHQVHHRGQLTVVMRLLELPVTGIFGPAREEWALMGLPPMN; encoded by the coding sequence ATGTTCCGCACCATAGCCGACTTTGAAACTATCTGGAATAAAGAACGCGAAGCCACGCTGCGCATTTTCCGTTTGCTATCCGACAAAACCTTTCACCAGAAACCACACGATGCAGTGCGGGACCCTGCCACGCTGGCCGGCCACATTACACACACCATTGGCGAAATGCTTGCCCGCACAGGCATTCAGGTAGAAGGCTACCACGAAGAGGCCGACATTACCTGGACGGTAGCCGAACTGGTAAGCGAATACGAAAAGCAGTCGGCCTCAGCTCTACAGCAAATTAAACAGCACTGGACCGATGCTTCACTTTCCGACATGCACGACATGTACGGCGAACAATGGAGCAAGGAACATGTGCTTCAGTCGCTGGTGATGCATCAGGTACACCACCGCGGGCAGCTTACCGTGGTGATGCGCCTGCTTGAACTGCCTGTAACCGGCATTTTTGGCCCCGCCCGTGAAGAATGGGCACTTATGGGATTACCTCCCATGAACTAA
- a CDS encoding HupE/UreJ family protein, translated as MNDFTLWFTTGLEHIADWNGYDHILFLLVLCAGYSHTEWRKILLLITAFTIGHSLTLALSALNIFTLRSGITEFLIPVTILITAVVNLVRMRRPNVKRSRGIYLLALLFGCIHGMGFSYLLLSMLGDASAIAGPLFAFNLGLEAGQLIIVACVIMVSLFLSALIRIQPADKTFFISSAVFGIAFIMMLERLNALLTSQ; from the coding sequence ATGAACGATTTTACACTCTGGTTTACCACCGGACTCGAACATATTGCCGACTGGAACGGCTACGACCACATTCTTTTTTTGCTGGTACTATGTGCAGGCTATTCACATACCGAATGGCGTAAAATTCTTTTGCTTATCACCGCATTCACAATAGGGCATAGCCTTACTCTGGCGCTTAGCGCGCTCAATATTTTTACCCTGCGCAGCGGCATTACCGAATTTTTAATTCCGGTCACCATTCTCATTACCGCAGTGGTAAATCTGGTTCGGATGCGGCGGCCCAATGTCAAACGGAGCAGGGGCATATACCTGCTGGCCTTGCTTTTCGGCTGTATTCACGGAATGGGTTTTTCCTACCTGCTGCTCTCTATGCTGGGGGATGCTTCTGCCATTGCCGGGCCATTATTTGCCTTTAATCTGGGTTTGGAAGCCGGTCAGCTGATTATTGTAGCCTGTGTTATAATGGTTTCGTTATTTTTGTCAGCCTTGATCCGGATTCAGCCGGCCGATAAAACGTTTTTCATTTCCTCGGCCGTGTTTGGCATCGCTTTTATAATGATGCTTGAACGGCTCAATGCTTTACTGACCAGTCAATAA